From one Nocardioides yefusunii genomic stretch:
- a CDS encoding AAA family ATPase produces the protein MEPITPAELERAVAVTRSVEEAFTATVVGQRGLLRSLLITVMARGHLLMESVPGLAKTLSASTLARAVDASFSRIQCTPDLLPSDILGTQVFDPATTSFETRLGPVHAHFVLLDEINRSSAKTQSAMLEAMQERQTTIGGHTHLLPHPFLVLATQNPIDEEGTYVLPQAQMDRFLLKEVLDYPTPLEETEMLGRIADGTLSAPSGGPVASLDDVVFLQDVTSRVHVAESVRRYIVELVNVTRNPGAFLASETARYVEHGASPRASIAFLQTARAAAVLAGRDHVLPEDVVGLRHAVLRHRLLLTFEASAARVSPDAVVDAVFAAVPTP, from the coding sequence ATGGAACCGATCACCCCCGCCGAACTCGAGCGTGCGGTGGCCGTGACCCGGAGCGTCGAGGAGGCGTTCACGGCCACCGTGGTGGGCCAGCGCGGGCTCCTGCGCAGCCTGCTCATCACCGTGATGGCGCGCGGGCACCTGCTGATGGAGTCCGTCCCGGGTCTCGCCAAGACCCTCTCGGCCTCGACGCTCGCTCGGGCCGTGGACGCGTCGTTCTCCCGCATCCAGTGCACCCCCGACCTGCTGCCCTCCGACATCCTCGGCACCCAGGTCTTCGACCCCGCGACCACCTCGTTCGAGACCCGTCTCGGCCCGGTGCACGCCCACTTCGTGCTGCTCGACGAGATCAACCGTTCCTCGGCCAAGACCCAGTCGGCGATGCTCGAGGCGATGCAGGAACGCCAGACCACGATCGGCGGACACACCCATCTGCTGCCGCACCCGTTCCTGGTGCTCGCCACCCAGAACCCGATCGACGAGGAGGGCACCTACGTCCTCCCGCAGGCGCAGATGGACCGGTTCCTCCTCAAGGAGGTGCTCGACTACCCGACGCCGCTGGAGGAGACCGAGATGCTCGGCCGGATCGCCGACGGCACCCTGAGCGCCCCCTCCGGTGGTCCGGTCGCCAGCCTCGACGACGTCGTGTTCCTCCAGGACGTCACCTCCCGCGTGCACGTCGCGGAATCGGTGCGGCGCTACATCGTCGAGCTGGTCAACGTCACCCGCAACCCGGGTGCGTTCCTGGCCTCGGAGACGGCCCGCTACGTCGAGCACGGTGCCAGCCCCCGCGCCTCCATCGCGTTCCTGCAGACCGCCCGTGCCGCCGCGGTCCTGGCCGGACGCGACCACGTCCTGCCCGAGGACGTCGTAGGACTGCGCCACGCGGTGCTGCGCCACCGGCTGTTGCTCACGTTCGAGGCCTCCGCTGCGCGGGTGAGCCCGGACGCCGTGGTCGACGCCGTCTTCGCCGCCGTCCCCACCCCCTGA
- a CDS encoding DUF58 domain-containing protein — protein sequence MSLLTRVKTRAQLHARRRVTGLLDGQYASVAAGRSLDFADLRAYVPGDDVADVDWKASARHGDLLVKRYVADRKHTVLLVVDTGREFAGLAAWGPHGGDPKSELAITVAGLLGWVATRHGDYVGLVCVTAEGPTVTRPSTRELDLERMLQLVQASSGPDAAPQRTGDLLDHAAVVTRRRTLMVLVLGDVTPDDAFESRLRRLLAQHDLLVVTLGDVDPTLPGRAGHTVGDVGTGGVFPRFAARSAALATEVAAADAARAEARTALLLRLAVPHVHVTTADGAVPAVIDLMERSRRGRR from the coding sequence GTGTCCCTGCTGACCCGGGTCAAGACCCGCGCCCAACTCCACGCCCGTCGCCGCGTCACCGGTCTGCTCGACGGCCAGTACGCCTCGGTGGCAGCCGGACGCAGCCTCGACTTCGCCGACCTGCGTGCCTACGTCCCCGGTGACGACGTCGCCGACGTCGACTGGAAGGCCTCGGCCCGCCACGGTGACCTGCTGGTCAAGCGGTACGTCGCCGACCGCAAGCACACGGTGCTGCTGGTGGTCGACACCGGACGCGAGTTCGCCGGCCTCGCGGCCTGGGGACCTCACGGCGGTGACCCGAAGTCCGAGCTCGCGATCACCGTCGCCGGACTGCTGGGGTGGGTCGCGACCCGACACGGCGACTACGTGGGACTGGTCTGCGTCACTGCCGAGGGACCGACGGTGACACGACCCAGCACCCGTGAACTCGACCTCGAACGGATGCTGCAGCTCGTCCAGGCATCCAGCGGACCGGACGCCGCACCACAACGCACCGGCGACCTCCTCGACCACGCTGCTGTGGTGACGAGACGCCGGACGCTGATGGTGCTGGTCCTCGGCGACGTCACCCCCGACGACGCCTTCGAGTCCCGCCTTCGACGCCTCCTGGCCCAGCACGACCTCCTCGTCGTCACCCTGGGGGACGTCGACCCGACCCTTCCGGGACGTGCCGGGCACACCGTCGGTGACGTCGGGACCGGAGGGGTGTTCCCGCGCTTCGCTGCCCGTAGTGCCGCGCTGGCCACCGAGGTCGCGGCGGCTGATGCGGCGCGCGCCGAGGCCCGGACCGCGTTGCTGCTGCGCCTGGCGGTGCCGCACGTGCACGTCACCACTGCTGACGGCGCAGTCCCTGCCGTGATCGACCTGATGGAGAGGAGTCGCCGTGGACGTCGTTGA
- a CDS encoding vWA domain-containing protein, whose amino-acid sequence MSLLQPAVGAGVLVVATLAVAVAWFVRRSSGASADVPAASLDRVRALPGFATLVRAETRHRTAEVACLVLAVLGVALLSARWVGIDDDAEEMRNRDVVLCMDVSGSMQPVVDDVLTTWTRLTHTLDGERLALVMFDGNAVTSFPLTDDYDYVRAALERARVELADGDLAGTRAERSGSSLIGDGLASCATHFDRRDEKRSRTVVLATDNLVSGDAVYTLAQATDVAMENGVMVYGVVPTGNTPVATDELRTETARTGGDVLVLDPTSDTTSVVIAEAVTSQQKSVILTEARQRSYDRVAPGALLVVVGLLGASLTRRSPSHRAGVRR is encoded by the coding sequence GTGAGCCTGCTCCAGCCGGCCGTCGGTGCCGGAGTGCTCGTCGTGGCGACACTCGCCGTGGCAGTGGCGTGGTTCGTGCGCCGTTCCTCGGGCGCGAGCGCCGACGTGCCCGCCGCCTCCCTCGACCGCGTCCGTGCACTGCCGGGATTCGCGACGCTGGTCCGCGCCGAGACGCGCCACCGCACTGCAGAGGTCGCCTGCCTCGTGCTCGCTGTGCTCGGGGTGGCACTGCTGAGCGCCCGGTGGGTCGGGATCGACGACGACGCCGAGGAGATGCGCAACCGCGACGTCGTGCTCTGCATGGACGTCTCCGGTTCGATGCAGCCGGTGGTCGATGACGTCCTGACCACGTGGACCCGACTCACGCACACGTTGGACGGCGAACGCCTAGCTCTGGTGATGTTCGACGGCAACGCCGTGACGTCGTTCCCGCTCACCGACGACTACGACTACGTCCGGGCCGCCCTCGAGCGGGCACGCGTCGAACTGGCCGACGGCGACCTGGCGGGCACGCGGGCCGAGAGGTCCGGTTCGTCATTGATCGGCGACGGCCTCGCGAGCTGCGCCACCCACTTCGACCGCCGCGACGAGAAGCGTTCACGTACCGTCGTGCTCGCGACCGACAACCTCGTCTCCGGTGACGCCGTCTACACGCTCGCCCAGGCCACTGACGTGGCGATGGAGAACGGCGTGATGGTGTACGGCGTCGTCCCCACCGGGAACACTCCCGTCGCGACCGACGAACTGCGCACCGAGACTGCCCGCACCGGCGGCGACGTGCTGGTCCTGGACCCCACCAGCGACACCACCAGCGTGGTGATCGCCGAGGCCGTGACCAGTCAGCAGAAGAGCGTCATCCTCACCGAGGCCCGTCAACGCAGCTACGACCGGGTGGCTCCCGGAGCACTCCTCGTCGTCGTCGGGCTGCTCGGTGCCTCGCTCACCCGTAGGTCCCCGTCCCACCGAGCAGGAGTGCGCCGATGA
- a CDS encoding vWA domain-containing protein gives MILNPEWVVLAFAAPTALWCTVALARSLAGVERGAALSRLLVALAVVGIGLRPTATEQVEVPVPSTTDLVVLLDRTASMAALDAAGGRSRIEAAGDDLAALVTATRGAEVTVVVFDDDARVAVPTTTDATAVGSFLRSVGWRPSVKATGSDVSVAVDLTSQLLTAMQAADPDHERYLVYAGDGEQTQSAAPSSFAELADLVDGALVLGYGTEQGAPMPVAPGETEQVSVDGEVQLSKIDEKNLNTIAADLGAPYLHRTDGGELPEFASAEHRTRSELEAGAEYHWWIALGAFPFLVHLMVLAVRDLREVRREA, from the coding sequence ATGATCCTCAACCCGGAATGGGTGGTCCTGGCCTTCGCAGCCCCGACGGCCCTGTGGTGCACGGTCGCACTGGCTCGTTCCCTCGCCGGAGTCGAACGCGGTGCGGCATTGTCCCGGCTGTTGGTGGCCCTCGCCGTCGTCGGGATCGGGTTGCGACCCACCGCCACCGAGCAGGTCGAGGTGCCGGTGCCGAGCACCACCGACCTGGTGGTGCTGCTCGACCGGACCGCGTCGATGGCGGCGCTCGACGCCGCTGGGGGACGGTCCCGGATCGAGGCCGCCGGCGACGACCTCGCTGCCCTGGTGACGGCCACACGAGGAGCCGAAGTGACGGTGGTGGTCTTCGACGACGACGCCCGGGTCGCGGTGCCCACCACCACCGACGCGACAGCGGTCGGCTCGTTCCTGCGCTCGGTCGGATGGCGTCCCTCGGTGAAGGCCACCGGGTCCGACGTCTCCGTCGCCGTCGACCTCACGAGCCAGTTGCTGACCGCGATGCAGGCGGCCGACCCCGATCATGAGCGCTACCTGGTCTACGCCGGGGACGGTGAACAGACCCAGAGCGCTGCTCCGTCGTCGTTCGCTGAACTTGCCGACCTCGTGGACGGGGCGCTGGTGCTGGGGTACGGCACCGAGCAGGGCGCGCCGATGCCGGTGGCGCCGGGGGAGACCGAACAGGTCTCCGTGGACGGGGAGGTCCAGCTGTCGAAGATCGACGAGAAGAACCTGAACACCATCGCCGCCGACCTCGGTGCGCCGTACCTGCACCGCACCGACGGCGGAGAACTCCCGGAGTTCGCCTCGGCGGAGCACCGCACGCGCAGCGAACTCGAAGCCGGGGCCGAATACCACTGGTGGATCGCGCTGGGCGCGTTCCCGTTCCTGGTGCACCTGATGGTGCTCGCGGTGCGGGACCTGCGTGAGGTGCGCCGTGAAGCATGA
- a CDS encoding gamma-glutamyl-gamma-aminobutyrate hydrolase family protein, whose amino-acid sequence MTHPHVLVLHLRTARPHDPGFQVELDALNDATLAVLDGLGATAELLATSEVGSDVVDAAYARADAVVVMGGEDVHPRFYGGAASYPEQGHHEEVSDAVQLDVVRRCFADATPLLGICRGHQLLNVAAGGTLVQHLPTTHLHRAGGVDPFARTEVTVHDADLATAVEAGRAVRCTHHQAVDRLGAGLRVAATAPDGVVEAVVGVDLPVTGVQWHPEHPAEADVALRRLLTRTLAQAGASAQVGVSAAR is encoded by the coding sequence ATGACGCACCCCCATGTCCTCGTCCTCCACCTGCGCACGGCGCGGCCGCACGACCCCGGTTTCCAGGTTGAGCTCGACGCCCTCAACGACGCCACCCTGGCCGTGCTCGACGGGCTCGGTGCCACCGCTGAGCTGCTGGCCACCTCCGAGGTGGGCTCGGACGTCGTGGACGCGGCGTACGCGAGGGCGGATGCCGTCGTCGTGATGGGTGGCGAGGACGTGCACCCGCGCTTCTACGGTGGGGCGGCGAGCTACCCGGAGCAGGGACACCACGAGGAGGTCTCCGACGCAGTGCAGCTCGACGTCGTCCGTCGTTGCTTCGCCGACGCCACCCCCCTGCTGGGGATCTGCCGCGGACACCAGCTCCTCAACGTCGCTGCTGGCGGGACGCTGGTGCAGCACCTGCCCACCACGCACCTGCACCGGGCCGGGGGCGTCGACCCGTTCGCCCGCACCGAGGTCACCGTGCACGATGCCGACCTGGCCACGGCCGTGGAGGCCGGGCGTGCTGTGCGGTGCACCCACCACCAAGCCGTCGACCGGCTTGGTGCAGGGCTGCGTGTCGCCGCGACCGCTCCCGACGGGGTGGTCGAGGCGGTCGTCGGCGTGGATCTCCCGGTCACCGGGGTCCAGTGGCACCCCGAGCACCCGGCGGAGGCAGACGTCGCGTTGCGTCGTCTCCTGACCCGGACCCTCGCCCAGGCCGGGGCCAGCGCCCAGGTCGGGGTCAGCGCAGCGCGGTGA
- a CDS encoding DUF1524 domain-containing protein, with product MSSPSPLLRRGALGLTAALLALSLFTTPAHAAKSPKAKVDRIEVLQRSAAVKVPVLANDLRLGKLRKVKLKASGTARIKLKVVKVKGVPHLKVRPAKSTKPGKYKVVYTARTAAGMVTKSKLVITVVTPAPAGVRTDDGVLDTVAEFTEALTVAPEYDGEITYDRKNYKHWNAGLLPKDGCDTRREVLLAEATILPAVGTKCALTGGQWISAYDGAVITDAGKVDLDHMVPLSEAHDSGAWAWDAARREAYANDQGDPRSLVGVSATSNRSKSDRDPAEWMPPLATATCRYLSDWVATKYRWSLALDQAEKASITSHTACAATEVAPVTVVPRPEAGVTALR from the coding sequence ATGTCTTCCCCTTCCCCCCTGCTCCGTCGCGGCGCGCTCGGTCTGACCGCGGCTCTCCTCGCACTCTCCCTCTTCACCACACCCGCGCATGCCGCGAAGTCGCCCAAGGCGAAGGTCGACCGGATCGAGGTGCTGCAGCGCAGCGCAGCCGTGAAGGTGCCGGTCCTGGCCAACGACCTGCGTCTGGGGAAGCTCCGCAAGGTGAAGCTCAAGGCCAGCGGCACCGCCCGGATCAAGCTCAAGGTGGTCAAGGTCAAGGGCGTTCCACACCTCAAGGTGCGTCCGGCGAAGTCCACCAAGCCCGGCAAGTACAAGGTCGTCTACACGGCCCGCACTGCCGCCGGCATGGTGACGAAGTCCAAGCTGGTCATCACCGTCGTCACTCCCGCCCCGGCCGGAGTGCGGACCGACGACGGCGTCCTCGACACCGTCGCTGAGTTCACCGAAGCGCTCACTGTGGCTCCCGAGTACGACGGGGAGATCACCTACGACCGCAAGAACTACAAGCACTGGAACGCCGGTCTGCTGCCCAAGGACGGCTGCGACACTCGCCGTGAGGTGCTGCTGGCCGAGGCGACGATCCTCCCCGCCGTCGGCACCAAGTGCGCACTCACCGGCGGCCAGTGGATCTCGGCCTACGACGGTGCCGTGATCACCGATGCGGGCAAGGTCGATCTGGACCACATGGTTCCGCTCAGCGAGGCACATGACTCCGGCGCCTGGGCATGGGACGCCGCCCGCCGTGAGGCGTACGCCAACGACCAGGGTGACCCGCGTTCCCTGGTGGGCGTCTCGGCGACGTCCAACCGTTCCAAGAGCGACCGGGACCCCGCCGAGTGGATGCCGCCCCTGGCCACGGCCACCTGCCGCTACCTCTCGGACTGGGTCGCCACGAAGTACCGCTGGTCGTTGGCGCTCGACCAGGCCGAGAAGGCCTCGATCACCTCACACACCGCCTGCGCGGCCACCGAGGTCGCGCCGGTCACGGTCGTACCGAGGCCCGAGGCAGGCGTCACCGCGCTGCGCTGA
- a CDS encoding PAS domain-containing protein, with protein sequence MKHASPQPGSMQSGSEPVMGPTDLFFSTTDRRGVIRQGNSVFARVSGYPLEHLLDAPHNIVRHPEMPAGAFRLMWDYLEADRTVATYVCNLTADGGQYWVCAVVSPLDDGFLSVRVAPMTTGLTLVREVYDEALAIERDATTGGKNRRQVAEIGRAAIVAALQRRGFADYDAFMQAALVGERTTRQSLTLTAHQRPDATGEVARILDGTREVALVLEDLVRSLTTYQKLSAELAKATEGTLALTQQMAASVTAAQQASASVADRAPVLANVAAVMSAPMTAAVDDLRDLSQTFQRLHHSINDMRFQIALAATYTDMASGFAAEAWDGRAPLESLSAVPLLVDVADACVTDMAHQVRQVNSDLHAVSALVRASIDQLEEFRRMIGRWRQLTLRHAATALADQVEPVDAAVARTWLSTERLVQLSQRSTDAILPFDDAALHRHLASMRVNVAG encoded by the coding sequence GTGAAGCACGCATCCCCCCAGCCCGGATCCATGCAGTCCGGCTCTGAGCCCGTCATGGGCCCGACGGACCTGTTCTTCTCCACCACCGACCGTCGTGGCGTGATCCGCCAGGGCAACTCGGTCTTCGCGCGGGTCTCGGGGTACCCGCTCGAGCACCTGCTCGACGCGCCTCACAACATCGTGCGCCACCCCGAGATGCCCGCCGGCGCCTTCCGCCTCATGTGGGACTACCTCGAGGCCGACCGCACCGTCGCCACCTACGTCTGCAACCTCACCGCCGACGGTGGCCAGTACTGGGTGTGTGCCGTCGTCTCCCCGCTGGACGACGGCTTCCTCTCGGTGCGGGTCGCGCCCATGACCACCGGCCTGACCCTGGTCCGCGAGGTCTACGACGAAGCCCTCGCGATCGAACGGGACGCCACGACCGGCGGCAAGAACCGACGCCAGGTCGCAGAGATCGGACGTGCTGCGATCGTCGCCGCACTCCAGCGTCGCGGTTTCGCCGATTACGACGCCTTCATGCAGGCCGCGCTGGTGGGTGAGCGCACCACCCGCCAGAGCCTGACGTTGACCGCACACCAGCGCCCCGATGCGACCGGCGAGGTCGCCCGGATCCTCGACGGCACCCGTGAGGTCGCCTTGGTGCTGGAGGACCTGGTGCGTTCCCTGACGACCTACCAGAAACTCTCGGCCGAACTCGCGAAGGCCACCGAGGGCACGCTCGCGCTGACCCAGCAGATGGCAGCCTCCGTCACCGCTGCGCAGCAGGCCTCCGCCTCGGTGGCTGACCGGGCCCCCGTGCTCGCCAACGTCGCCGCGGTGATGTCTGCGCCGATGACCGCAGCCGTCGACGATCTGCGCGACCTGTCGCAGACCTTCCAGCGTCTGCACCACAGCATCAACGACATGCGTTTCCAGATCGCGCTGGCCGCCACCTACACCGACATGGCGTCGGGCTTCGCCGCCGAGGCGTGGGACGGGCGCGCCCCGCTGGAGTCCCTCAGCGCGGTGCCGCTGCTGGTCGATGTCGCCGACGCCTGTGTCACCGACATGGCCCACCAGGTCCGTCAGGTGAACTCCGACCTGCACGCCGTCTCCGCACTGGTCCGCGCCTCCATCGACCAGTTGGAGGAGTTCCGTCGGATGATCGGTCGCTGGCGGCAGTTGACGTTGCGGCACGCCGCGACGGCACTCGCCGACCAGGTCGAACCCGTCGATGCGGCCGTGGCCCGCACCTGGCTGAGCACCGAACGCCTGGTCCAACTGAGCCAGCGATCCACGGACGCGATCCTGCCCTTCGACGACGCGGCCCTGCACCGTCATCTGGCTTCGATGCGCGTCAACGTCGCCGGCTGA
- a CDS encoding HpcH/HpaI aldolase/citrate lyase family protein codes for MTVNDLTARREAREATRIASAHARSWQLVSAMHPDVFDAAHLGHADQIILDVEDAVDDSQKAQALENVVDWLRGGGTAWVRINDVTTPFWAQDLEVLAGVPGLSGVMLAKTESAGQVTETYERLGRVVPVMALVESALGIEEANSIARAEGCFRLAFGSGDYRKDTGAANEPIAMAYPRTKLVLASRIGGLTGPVDGPTVGPVSKATREQSSDAVTLGMTGKLCLNNEQPEAVNRYFTPTPADIEWAQAFLAEFEAAGRVIRDGSDKPRLARAQKIAERASVYGVATF; via the coding sequence GTGACCGTCAACGACCTCACCGCACGACGTGAAGCACGGGAGGCCACGCGCATCGCCAGCGCCCACGCACGTTCCTGGCAGCTCGTCTCGGCCATGCACCCCGACGTCTTCGACGCCGCCCACCTGGGGCACGCCGACCAGATCATCCTCGACGTCGAGGACGCGGTCGACGACTCCCAGAAGGCCCAGGCACTGGAGAACGTCGTCGACTGGCTGCGTGGCGGCGGCACGGCCTGGGTGCGGATCAACGACGTCACCACTCCGTTCTGGGCCCAGGACCTCGAGGTCCTGGCCGGTGTTCCGGGCCTGAGCGGCGTGATGCTGGCCAAGACCGAGTCGGCCGGCCAGGTGACCGAGACCTACGAGCGCCTGGGCCGCGTCGTCCCCGTGATGGCCCTGGTCGAGTCCGCGCTCGGCATCGAGGAGGCCAACTCGATCGCCCGCGCCGAGGGATGCTTCCGTCTCGCGTTCGGCAGCGGCGACTACCGCAAGGACACCGGTGCGGCCAACGAGCCGATCGCGATGGCCTACCCCCGCACCAAGCTGGTCCTGGCCTCCCGCATCGGCGGTCTGACCGGACCGGTCGACGGCCCCACCGTCGGCCCCGTCAGCAAGGCGACCCGCGAGCAGTCCTCCGACGCCGTGACGCTGGGCATGACCGGCAAGCTCTGCCTCAACAACGAGCAGCCCGAAGCCGTCAACCGCTACTTCACCCCGACTCCGGCCGACATCGAGTGGGCCCAGGCATTCCTGGCCGAGTTCGAGGCCGCCGGTCGCGTGATCCGTGACGGTTCGGACAAGCCGCGCCTGGCGCGTGCCCAGAAGATCGCAGAACGCGCCTCGGTGTACGGCGTCGCCACCTTCTGA
- a CDS encoding MDR family NADP-dependent oxidoreductase translates to MSDASQVLSTADNAGEVTAVVLAAIPVGVPTAEDFRVTTLPAAELGEGQVRVETLDLSLDPYVRSTLGGRHLGDRMTDVGDVIPGKSVARVVESRSADRAVGDLVLADTGWTSSAVLAAATTTPVRVPAGVAPSAALGALGMPGLTAYAAHVRHIAPQPGETVLVASATGGVGAVAGALVKAAGARAVAIVGSAEKARVAVEELGYDAAVLRGDDLADQLQATCPDKVNAYLHMGDQATMDVVMEHLAIGARVSLIGVLDQSNGAAPTRVRAGAIMAARATLHGMVVYDHFDLVGEQVDVVGRLLTEGVMPLFEDRYVGLDQAPLAFSKMMGGLNVGKVVVQVRSA, encoded by the coding sequence TTGTCGGACGCATCACAGGTCCTGTCCACTGCCGACAACGCCGGCGAGGTGACTGCCGTCGTGCTCGCCGCGATCCCGGTCGGAGTGCCCACTGCGGAGGACTTCCGGGTGACCACCCTGCCTGCCGCCGAGCTGGGCGAGGGCCAGGTGCGCGTCGAGACCCTCGACCTCTCCCTCGACCCCTACGTGCGCTCCACGCTGGGCGGTCGCCACCTCGGCGACCGGATGACCGACGTCGGCGACGTGATCCCGGGCAAGTCCGTGGCCCGCGTCGTCGAGAGCCGGTCCGCAGACCGCGCCGTGGGCGACCTCGTCCTGGCAGACACCGGCTGGACCAGCTCAGCCGTGCTGGCTGCCGCCACCACCACCCCGGTCCGTGTGCCGGCCGGCGTCGCACCCTCCGCAGCACTGGGCGCCCTGGGCATGCCCGGCCTCACCGCCTACGCCGCACACGTGCGTCACATCGCCCCGCAGCCCGGCGAGACCGTCCTCGTCGCCTCCGCCACCGGCGGAGTCGGTGCCGTTGCCGGTGCCCTGGTCAAGGCCGCCGGCGCCCGCGCCGTCGCGATCGTCGGCAGCGCCGAGAAGGCCCGCGTCGCCGTCGAGGAGCTCGGCTACGACGCTGCCGTGCTGCGCGGTGACGACCTCGCTGACCAGCTGCAGGCCACCTGCCCCGACAAGGTGAACGCCTACCTGCACATGGGCGACCAGGCCACGATGGACGTCGTCATGGAGCACCTCGCCATCGGCGCCCGGGTCTCCCTGATCGGCGTCCTCGACCAGTCCAACGGCGCCGCCCCCACCCGCGTCCGCGCCGGAGCGATCATGGCCGCGCGCGCCACCCTGCACGGCATGGTCGTCTACGACCACTTCGACCTGGTCGGCGAGCAGGTCGACGTGGTCGGCCGACTCCTCACCGAGGGAGTCATGCCGCTCTTCGAGGACCGCTACGTCGGCCTCGACCAGGCGCCGCTCGCCTTCTCGAAGATGATGGGCGGCCTGAACGTCGGCAAGGTCGTCGTCCAGGTCCGGTCCGCCTGA
- a CDS encoding IclR family transcriptional regulator, with protein sequence MRGDTELAKAEGAPSGSATIATVERAADVLMHFATAGGRDLGVTEISSALSMPKAAVHRVLASLRGRGLVELDPRTHRYSLGVAAMRLGLAYLDGIDVRAMARLELVDLCQRTRETATLSVPLGMRSRIYVDQVLPDREVIMSVTQGEPYPLHAGASSRAMLAFQPRATIDTYLDHAQLELITPDTIVDVDAIRADLDQIRDRGWAISVAERKEGAASVAAPVRNHEGNAIAVISVCGPRERFVANVDACRDALLEVTRELSRRTGWVD encoded by the coding sequence GTGAGGGGAGACACGGAGTTGGCCAAGGCAGAGGGGGCTCCGTCGGGGAGCGCCACGATCGCAACTGTCGAACGCGCGGCAGACGTCCTGATGCACTTCGCCACAGCCGGAGGTCGCGACCTCGGCGTCACCGAGATCTCCTCCGCACTCTCCATGCCCAAGGCGGCGGTGCACCGCGTGCTCGCGTCACTGCGTGGCCGTGGGCTGGTCGAACTGGACCCCCGTACCCACCGTTACTCCCTCGGAGTCGCCGCGATGAGGCTGGGGCTCGCCTACCTGGACGGGATCGACGTGCGTGCCATGGCTCGCCTCGAACTCGTCGACCTGTGCCAGCGCACCCGCGAGACCGCCACGTTGTCGGTGCCGCTCGGTATGCGTTCGCGCATCTACGTCGACCAGGTGCTGCCTGACCGCGAGGTCATCATGTCGGTCACCCAGGGGGAGCCGTACCCGCTCCACGCAGGCGCCTCCTCGCGAGCGATGCTCGCCTTCCAGCCGCGAGCCACGATCGACACCTACCTCGACCACGCGCAGCTCGAACTCATCACCCCGGACACCATCGTCGACGTCGACGCGATCCGCGCCGACCTTGACCAGATCCGTGACCGCGGCTGGGCCATCTCGGTCGCAGAACGCAAGGAGGGTGCCGCCTCGGTGGCTGCACCCGTGCGCAACCATGAGGGCAACGCCATTGCGGTCATCTCCGTCTGTGGTCCGCGCGAACGCTTCGTCGCCAACGTCGACGCCTGTCGCGACGCGTTGCTCGAGGTCACTCGGGAACTCTCCCGTCGTACTGGGTGGGTCGACTGA
- a CDS encoding FadR/GntR family transcriptional regulator has product MHGRLVEAIGSGIALGLVTGLLDLDEIAERYAVSRSSIREALRTLAAKGMVVARPKSGTRVTAPEEWAMLDEQVIRWRAAGSERFTQLHHSLELRERLEPLAARRIAVAGSPEHVAALQRATRAIAAAVDANDSTAMMHADTDFHRALYLGSDNPLLWQLAGTVHACLRVPDFLRFERFSPDTLPRHEELLHAVESRDAERAEDACERLVALSRRLFTQAHHQSVETARLSRPTQYDGRVPE; this is encoded by the coding sequence ATGCACGGACGCCTCGTCGAGGCGATCGGCAGCGGCATCGCACTCGGCCTGGTCACCGGTCTTCTCGATCTCGACGAGATCGCAGAACGCTACGCCGTGTCACGCTCCTCGATCCGTGAAGCACTGCGGACCCTCGCTGCCAAGGGCATGGTCGTGGCACGCCCCAAGAGCGGCACCCGCGTCACGGCCCCCGAGGAGTGGGCGATGCTCGACGAGCAGGTGATCCGATGGCGCGCCGCCGGGTCGGAACGGTTCACCCAGTTGCACCACTCGCTCGAACTGCGCGAGCGCCTCGAACCCCTGGCGGCACGACGCATCGCAGTCGCGGGATCACCCGAACACGTGGCAGCTCTGCAACGCGCGACGCGGGCGATCGCTGCTGCGGTGGATGCCAATGACTCCACCGCGATGATGCACGCCGACACCGACTTCCACCGGGCCCTCTACCTGGGCAGCGACAACCCGCTGCTGTGGCAACTGGCCGGCACCGTCCACGCCTGCCTGCGGGTGCCGGACTTCCTGCGCTTCGAACGCTTCTCCCCGGACACGTTGCCGCGACACGAGGAGCTCTTGCACGCGGTGGAGTCCCGCGACGCCGAACGCGCCGAGGACGCGTGCGAGCGACTCGTCGCACTGAGCCGCCGACTCTTCACGCAGGCGCACCACCAGTCGGTGGAGACGGCTCGCCTCAGTCGACCCACCCAGTACGACGGGAGAGTTCCCGAGTGA